The DNA region TTGAGTCACACAGCTATGGACAATTAAGAAAATAGTCTACTTGTATTTTATGATGTATAATTAAttcatgtatttttttctgtatatGGAgttactgtcatttcactgcaagctagcctaAAGCtggggttgtatgtgacaaaatatattactcttactcttactcttatctgaagatgctccagtgACTTGCTTAGCTGTCTGCAAATTGAGAGAGCACCACGGTCAATTGGACTATGCAGACTTAATTAAGCTTATTTCATGTAGCCTAATTGgtttgctgtgtgctgtggacgTAATTAATGGATGCGGTAGTGTTAAGACTCTTGTTCTCTCAGCACAGACTGCCCCTCATCTCTGTTGCCCTGGTGGAAGGCAAAGCCTTAGGAGGAGGGTCGGAACTCACCACGGCTTGTGATTTCAGGTACAGTGAAGTAAGGAAACACAGGGACAGACATCCCATCCGATTTCAGTGATGTCCACATTTCTCACGTCTCTCACTACAGAAAGTGGAGAGTCTGTCAAAATGCCAGTTTGCTGCCCATTGCATTAGCCAAACACAAAAGTGACTTACTAATAAGCCGATACCTAACACAAAACGTGTATGAACTGTTGCAGGACTCAGGAGTACAAAAATACCATGCTAAGATTTAACCCTCTTTTGTAAGAAAATTGTTTCATCTTTTCTATCTGGGGTAATGTATTGTGATTCTTCCTCCAGCTAAACATTGACGTTCTTAGCAATGATGTGCAATTAATGGTTTATGTGTTGCACGCAGACTGATGGCGCCAGGCAGTGTGATCCAGTTTGTCCACAAGTTCATGGGTCTGGTTCCGGGATGGGGTGGTGCGGCCCGCCTGGTGCGTATCGTGGGCAGCGAGATCGCCTTGCAGCTAATGGCCGGCGCCACGAAAGTGGATCCGGACTACGGAATGCAGATCGGGCTGGCCAGCGGCCTCGTGAACCCTGCCGATGGCGCCGATGCTCTGTCCAAAGCCGGGCAGTGGCTGGCCCGGTACACCAAGGCCCCTGCCGCGGTCACTAGAGCCATTAAGAAGGTGGTGGTGTCAGGCAGAGAGCTCCCCCTAGAGGATGCTCTGAAGGCTGAGAAGAACATCTTTGGGACGGTGTGGGGAGGGCCGGCCAACCTGGCAGCTCTGGCCACCAAGCCTAAACACAAGTGACCGCAGACTTCTGGACATGGGCATAGGCAGggctctaatgcctcttttccactgccgtcttTCTGGTCggcttacagctcgacacagcgcaactcggccgccacttttttctttttcgaataggcacgacacagctcaatcgcaaagcaaaaagtggcggcaggttcgtgctgtgtcgagctgtaggcctaccagaaaaccggcagtggaaaagatgcATTAATGAACTTTTTTTTCCCATCACCATCAAGAGTTTCCATTGACCCTGAGCCCACAAGAACAGTAACGAAGCAGTTCTCATGCTCAGTGatgcagtgtacagtacagtatgtggtcATTAGAAGGACACTTGAGGGGTTGTGAGGGTACAAAGGCATTTCATTTGTTATGACACTGTGTGCACACTTTGACACAGACAATAGCCCCTTCTCCTGGACAAATaggcgtctttgtgtgtgtgtgtgtgtgtgtgtgtgtgtgtgtgtgtgtgtgtgtgtcgtgcgccCTGTGATCAATCATGGCGGTTGCTCTCAAATGTGGAATTCTGATGACCTGGAGCAAAAAGCTATCCAGATAGACTCCAGAAATAATACATGCTCAAAGTTGGATTCCCATGAGGTTTTGGGGGGTTTCTTCCTGTTTTGTATTTGTGGTGAACAGAATTATTACAAAAAAACCTTGCTGTTGACATTGCTGCTAAACCTGCCTGTGTTTTTCAAAGTGTGTACACTATAGCCAACGAGACAAATGATTAATCCAGGGCAAATTATGAAGTCAAGTGGAGTAGCCGTGAAGGCAAGATGCTATCCTTCATGCAGACAATACATTGCCTTAGATTTAGCACAAAGCCTATTCAAATCAGGATGCCGTCTCATAGTATATACTTGATAGaatttaggcctatgtaaaagGAGGCATAATCCCTAAATACTATAGGCCCATTTAAAATGTTGTTTTCATGCATAAAATGAATTTTGTAAACAGGCTTATATGTTTGTCTCTTTCATATTGCTAACAGAATGGGTGATGCCTAAGGATGCAGATCATTTGTCCGTCCCCCATAAAACAAGTCAAGGTTAGATGGGGAGGCCGACTAGAAAGTAATCGAATGGTAGACCACCTAGAGGCCTACCCAAAGGAATACTATATATATCTTTGCAAGACAAAAAACGCTTCATTATCTTCTTTTATGGTCTTGTTCTGAAAAAACTGTGTTGTCTgtggggccggattaagatggcgcagggccctataggctacaggttacaGGAGGCTCTTCAGAGAAAGCAATTTTTTTGCGAGAAAATGACATAACCAACGCAATAATGCCGAGCTAGGaattaaataatatatttttccGATACCAATacaatatcctcctgactaccaggggaaaaaaagttttaaaatctttgtttttttttactcccccaattgtttgaaggcaaaaaatgagattgacaacatttttttcgaattttattttttaaagatttaatgtgtccattacagtggacattggaaggccgtacattgaaaatgtaccttaattgctatcaatcaatctggatgaaaaagcataacaatcagtttaattattagtaaatttgagcatttatgagttaacaatgagtgttttattggtttgaggtggaaactggatgtgtctgtgaccattatcattcatgcaggtcatctcaagtcaaagcaaatttgttttaagtaactggacttgcagttaaagcttgaatgacatgttgtccctcaactgagaaatttcaccagagttgactaattgtatagttctgatgtgtgaaatatgggttattatctctggaacaaacatgtgttcatgtctataggattaatttagtcttaatttaatttttggttgaaatattgtcctgcaaagttcagacacacatcagagtcatgctccacatggggcgacaaatgcatcaataggaaacgttctgcttgttctgattctacttttcctgcttgaaatgaatcctaagaggtctctgaatcttcagcatcttcctcaaacatcacatctaggattatttatcaataatgtgctgtaaagtgtctctccttctgattctgatactgactttctgactggaaaaatactaacaaaatggaagatgtcactaccaatgtccattttagaggacatttctttaacgcctaaatatgggaattaaataatgttacattaatttagaaatggtttaattgtactctgaagagattgaaataacatataaagatgatgttttaagacaataattgcccactttaaagtattatgcatttgctttccctttaaccaaaagcggcctatttttaatggacaccattttccttgcaaagaaatagaaagttcccaagaccccacccctacacacatggtatcattggaaagctctgaatgtcctctttaaagaccattgggagttagcacagtagtgtgtatggggtgggagatattgcagtttacaaatgtcctctagagaggacaaaaatgaactgctggtagtcaggaggatatccTACCTGTGGTGTGTAGGGGAGCGCAGGTGGCACATCAATGCAGTTGTGTCACTTGTGTGGGAAAGTCTGCCCCCTTGTGGTAAGAAACCTCCCCTTGctgtagaaaaaaaaacgaacgtgacgtgtgtgtgtgtcccatatcCGAAATATAATCTTAATATCTCGAAATAATACATCATGTTTTAAATATTTGTATCCATTAGAAACTAATGAGGCAAACAAATAGAGAACAATAGCTAAATGACAGTTCCGTGTTTCTGGGGGGACATATTAGGCGGTGACACCTCAAGATCACGCACAGGTCAGTTGAAATTTAACCCGAAGTCAGGAATGACCGTGCTTTCAGCGTTTTACAGTGATTTCTGATGACCTAGACTCAAATTAATTGTCTTGCTAATGATAAGTGTGCAAAATGGCCAATGGTATTCCAATAGAACCGTTATCGTCTGACATAGCCTATCATATACAGGGCTATACGACACGTAGGCTACATCTTTCCAGACAAGCTAGTTCTCTACCTATCAACCAAATTGTTCAATGATCTCCACCTTTTAGCTTCATGCTGATCAGAACATGACAGGACCTTTGTCGGATACATTTCATAGAGCGTAGAGGAAACGCATATCACCCTTTACTTTTTGTTTAGGCTGGCTATATGTTGTGCTCAAGCAACACCAACCAAAACAATAAACAGACTGTAGCCTATGTTTTGTCTTTGGTATGACCTTATCTGACACCTTGACTCTGGCAAGCAAACAGAGTAGGATCTAATTGTAAAATGTTCACAGATGTTAAGTTAAGACGGTTAAGTAAAGTGGTGGGCTGTAAGATGCAATGTTATTAAAGggacctctttctctcttgtatgGTCGGGAGTGGGCATCCATGATTTATGCTATTCATATTTTGCTATGTTTAATTTCACATGCATTTTCAACCCCTCAGAATGGCCCTGTCCAGTGCAGGTCGGCACATTTTAAGGATCGCACGATTACAGTCCTGCAGTGCTGCAGCTGTACGCAGCGTCCATGGGTTTAATGATGTGGAAATTaaagaaatgaaagagaaatTTTCGGCTTTCCCCGGAGGGTCCATTGATCTAGTTAAGGAGGACAAGTCTGGGATTGCAGTGATGACTCTCAACAATCCTGGTCGCGTAAATGCCTTTTCAGGTAGGCTATACTGAAAGCTGAGTAAATATGGCATGGTTTTTCCCAACATCTGTACAATTAGCCTGGTCTTAGGTAAATTATCGTTGAGTGGAAGTTTATGGATGACAACACAAAATATTAATTatttagtgaagtgaaagtggaagtccaactgggaaactccaactcccattgtcatcgtgacagCGTGAACACTGCGcactgcacaaaacgaaatt from Engraulis encrasicolus isolate BLACKSEA-1 chromosome 5, IST_EnEncr_1.0, whole genome shotgun sequence includes:
- the echdc1 gene encoding ethylmalonyl-CoA decarboxylase, whose protein sequence is MALSIAGRHILRITRLQSCSAAAVRSVHGFNDMEIKEMKEKLSAFPGGSIDLVKEESGIAVMTVNNPGRINAFSGTMMLELEERVAELEGWTEGKGLIVQGAGQNFCSGSDLNAVRAMIDPKDGMKMCMFMHNTLTRLNRLPLISVALVEGKALGGGSELTTACDFRLMAPGSVIQFVHKFMGLVPGWGGAARLVRIVGSEIALQLMAGATKVDPDYGMQIGLASGLVNPADGADALSKAGQWLARYTKAPAAVTRAIKKVVVSGRELPLEDALKAEKNIFGTVWGGPANLAALATKPKHK